One part of the Xiphophorus hellerii strain 12219 chromosome 17, Xiphophorus_hellerii-4.1, whole genome shotgun sequence genome encodes these proteins:
- the ppfia2 gene encoding liprin-alpha-2 isoform X9 — protein MIFSDVSTGTNSPKVHPPNGTRFYTFQEFAALTKELNACREQLLEKEEEISELKAERNNTRLLLEHLECLVSRHERSLRMTVVKRQAQSPSGVSSEVEVLKALKSLFEHHKALDEKVRERLRVSLERVSALEEELTATNQEIVALREQNAHLQRKVASGEGGDDLLEGSEAQQKLHGKRLSNGSLESAREASQVVELQDLLEKQNYELAQMKERMSSLSSRVSEVEQELETARKDLIKSEEMNNKYQRDIKEVMCQKEDMEERIVTLEKRYLSAQREATSVHDINDKLENELANKEAFLRQMEEKNRQLQERLELAEQKLQQTMRKAETLPEVEAELAQRIAALTKAEERHGSIEERMRHLECQLEEKNQELLRARQREKMNEEHNKRLSDTVDRLLTESNERLQLHLKERMAALEEKNMLIQDSDGYRKQYEESIHEKSQLAEEIEKLRLELDQYRLRAGSLTEPTLSRPHLDTSAELRFSLGSLAETQSDHYRSAKVIRRPRRGRVGLRETKAKSLGEHEWRSQQLGVLGGHHFESDTEMSDIDDDDRETLFSSMDLLSPSGHSDAQTLAMMLQEQLDAINKEIRLIQEEKESTELRAEEIENRVASVSLEGLNLARMHHHGTSITASATASSLASSSPPSGHSTPKLDPRSPARDMERMGVMTLPSDLRKHRRKIAAVEEDGREDKATIKCETSPPPTPRTVRMTHTLPASSHNDARGIVASLEAEASALSSVASSQDSLHKQPKKKGIKSSIGRLFGKKEKGRLAHLAHRQVMVDPQATMMDLDASGQDMGMGKLGTQAEKDRRLKKKHELLEEARRKGLPFAQWDGPTVVAWLELWLGMPAWYVAACRANVKSGAIMSALSDTEIQREIGISNPLHRLKLRLAIQEMVSLTSPSAPPTTRTPSGNVWVTHEEMETLAAPSKTKSDSEEGSWAQTLAYGDMNHEWIGNEWLPSLGLPQYRSYFMECLVDARMLDHLTKKDLRVHLKMVDSFHRTSLQYGIMCLKKLNYDRKELERRREQSQHEIRDVLVWSNERVIRWVQSIGLRDYANILLESGVHGALVALDDNFDYSSLALLLQIPNQNTQARQILEREYNNLLALGTDRRLDECDDKDFRGPSWRRQFPPRDVHGISMMPGSAETLPAGFRLTATSGHSRRLPPDVGPSAVQRLDSSTVRTYSC, from the exons GAGTTTGCTGCGCTGACCAAGGAGCTGAACGCCTGCAgggagcagctgctggagaaggaggaggagatcTCTGAACTCAAAGCTGAGAGGAACAACACCAGG TTACTTCTGGAACATCTGGAATGCCTGGTGTCCAGACACGAGCGGTCACTTCGAATGACGGTGGTCAAGCGTCAAGCTCAGTCCCCCTCAGGGGTCTCCAGTGAGGTTGAAGTCCTCAAAGCACTTAAGTCCCTGTTTGAACACCATAAAGCACTCGACGAGAAG gtCAGGGAGAGACTACGAGTGTCACTGGAGAGAGTCTCTGCCTTGGAGGAGGAGCTCACAGCAACCAATCAGGAG ATTGTGGCCTTACGAGAGCAAAATGCTCACCTTCAGAGGAAAGTCGCGTCCGGTGAAGGAGGCGATGACCTACTGGAGGGCAGTGAAGCGCAACAAAAGCTCCACGGCAAG CGTCTGTCCAACGGCTCTCTGGAGTCGGCCCGCGAGGCTAGCCAGGTGGTGGAGCTGCAGGATCTGCTGGAGAAGCAGAATTACGAGCTGGCCCAGATGAAGGAGCGCATGTCCTCTCTGTCCTCCAGGGTGTCCGAGGTGGAGCAGGAACTGGAAACTGCCCGCAAAGACCTCATCAAGTCAGAGGAGATGAACAACAAGTACCAGAGAGACATCAAAGAA GTCATGTGCCAGAAGGAGGACATGGAGGAACGCATCGTCACGCTGGAGAAGCGCTACCTGAGCGCGCAGCGAGAAGCCACGTCTGTGCACGACATCAACGACAAGCTGGAGAATGAGTTGGCCAATAAAGAAGCATTCCTTAGACAG ATGGAGGAGAAGAATCGGCAGCTGCAGGAGAGGCTGGAGCTTGCAgagcagaagctgcagcagacCATGAGGAAGGCGGAGACGCTGCCAGAGGTGGAGGCAGAACTTGCCCAGAGGATAGCCGCCCTCACCAAG GCGGAGGAGCGTCACGGGAGCATTGAGGAGCGAATGAGGCACTTGGAGTGCCAGTTGGAGGAGAAAAACCAGGAGCTGCTCAGG GCACGACAAAGAGAAAAGATGAACGAAGAGCACAACAAGCGACTTTCGGACACAGTGGATCGACTCCTCACTGAATCGAACGAGCGCCTGCAGCTTCACCTGAAGGAGAGAATGGCAGCTCTGGAAGAGAAG AACATGTTAATTCAGGACTCGGATGGATACAGAAAACAGTATGAAGAGTCTATACATGAAAAA TCTCAGCTGGCAGAGGAGATTGAGAAGCTGAGATTGGAGCTCGACCAATACAGACTGAGGGCAGGCTCCCTCACAGAACCCACGCTGTCTCG GCCTCATCTTGACACATCAGCTGAGCTTCGTTTCTCGTTGGGATCTCTGGCGGAAACCCAGTCGGACCATTACCGCTCAGCCAAAGTCATCCGCCGGCCGAGAAGGGGGCGAGTAGGTTTACGGGAAACAAAG GCAAAATCGCTAGGGGAGCACGAATGGCGCTCTCAGCAGCTTGGAGTTCTGGGAGGCCACCACTTTGAGAGCGACACCGAGATGTCGGACATCGACGACGACGACAGGGAGACGTTGTTTAGCTCCATGGACCTTCTCTCCCCCAGCGGCCACTCCGATGCACAAACTCTGGCCATGATGCTCCAAGAGCAGCTGGATGCCATCAACAAGGAGATTCG GCTGATCCAGGAAGAGAAGGAATCAACAGAGCTGCGAGCGGAGGAGATTGAGAACCGGGTGGCCAGCGTCAGCCTGGAAGGTCTTAACCTGGCTCGTATGCACCACCATGGAACCTCCATCACTGCCTCCGCCACTGCCTCCTCCCTGGCCTCATCTTCCCCACCCAGTGGCCACTCCACCCCTAAACTAGACCCCAGAAGCCCGGCACGGGACATGGAGCGCATGGGAGTGATGACTCTG CCCAGTGATTTGAGGAAACACAGGAGAAAG ATAGCAGCCGTGGAGGAGGATGGCCGAGAGGACAAGGCCACCATCAAATGCGAGACGTCGCCTCCTCCGACGCCGCGCACTGTACGAATGACGCACACACTGCCAGCCTCCTCGCACAACGATGCACGAGG GATTGTGGCTTCTCTGGAGGCTGAAGCCAGTGCCCTAAGTAGCGTAGCCAGCAGCCAAGACTCCCTGCACAAACAGCCGAAGAAGAAAGGGATCAAATCCTCCATCGGACGCTTGTTcggcaaaaaggaaaaaggcaGACTGGCACATCTAGCACACAGACAGGTCATGGTAGATCCACAAG CCACAATGATGGACCTAGACGCGTCGGGCCAGGACATGGGGATGGGCAAGTTGGGAACTCAGGCTGAGAAGGACCGCAGATTGAAAAAGAA GCACGAGCTTCTGGAGGAGGCAAGGAGGAAAGGACTACCGTTCGCGCAGTGGGACGGCCCCACAGTTGTAGCCTGGCTGGAG ttGTGGTTGGGAATGCCAGCCTGGTACGTGGCGGCGTGCCGTGCCAACGTGAAGAGCGGCGCCATCATGTCGGCGCTTTCCGACACCGAGATCCAGAGGGAGATTGGAATCAGTAACCCACTGCACAGGCTCAAACTTCGTCTGGCCATCCAGGAGATGGTCTCCCTCACCAGCCCCTCGGCCCCGCCCACCACCAGAACC CCGTCAGGCAACGTATGGGTGACCCATGAGGAGATGGAGACCCTGGCAGCACCTTCCAAAACG AAGTCAGATTCTGAAGAGGGGAGCTGGGCGCAG ACCCTGGCTTATGGGGACATGAACCATGAGTGGATAGGAAACGAGTGGCTGCCCAGTCTCGGACTACCTCAGTACCGCAGCTACTTCATGGAGTGCCTGGTGGACGCCCGCATGTTGGACCACCTCACCAAGAAGGACCTGAGGGTGCACCTCAAAATGGTGGACAGCTTCCACAG AACAAGTTTACAGTATGGAATCATGTGTCTGAAGAAGCTCAACTATGACAGAAAGGAGCTGGAGAGACGCAGGGAACAAAGTCAGCATGAAATAAGAG ATGTACTGGTGTGGAGTAACGAGCGGGTCATCCGCTGGGTGCAGAGTATAGGCCTGCGGGACTATGCTAACATCCTGCTTGAGAGCGGCGTGCATGGAGCTCTGGTTGCCCTTGACGACAACTTTGACTACAGCAGCCTGGCTCTGCTTCTCCAGATCCCCAACCAAAACACTCAG GCACGTCAGATTTTGGAGCGAGAGTACAATAATCTGCTGGCTCTGGGCACTGACAGGAGACTGGATGAG TGCGATGACAAAGACTTCCGGGGTCCCTCCTGGCGGAGACAGTTTCCTCCGCGGGACGTCCACGGCATCAGTATGATGCCTGGGTCAGCAGAAACGCTTCCAGCTGGGTTCCGTCTCACTGCGACGTCCGGTCATTCCAGAAGACTGCCCCCTGATG TCGGACCGTCTGCGGTGCAGCGGCTGGACAGCTCAACGGTGAGAACCTACTCCTGCTGA
- the ppfia2 gene encoding liprin-alpha-2 isoform X8 has protein sequence MMCEVMPTISEDTALSQRGSQSSASDPDSHFEQLMVNMLDERDRLLDTLRETQESLGLAQQHLQDVIYDRDSLQRQLSSALPQEFAALTKELNACREQLLEKEEEISELKAERNNTRLLLEHLECLVSRHERSLRMTVVKRQAQSPSGVSSEVEVLKALKSLFEHHKALDEKVRERLRVSLERVSALEEELTATNQEIVALREQNAHLQRKVASGEGGDDLLEGSEAQQKLHGKRLSNGSLESAREASQVVELQDLLEKQNYELAQMKERMSSLSSRVSEVEQELETARKDLIKSEEMNNKYQRDIKEVMCQKEDMEERIVTLEKRYLSAQREATSVHDINDKLENELANKEAFLRQMEEKNRQLQERLELAEQKLQQTMRKAETLPEVEAELAQRIAALTKAEERHGSIEERMRHLECQLEEKNQELLRARQREKMNEEHNKRLSDTVDRLLTESNERLQLHLKERMAALEEKNMLIQDSDGYRKQYEESIHEKSQLAEEIEKLRLELDQYRLRAGSLTEPTLSRPHLDTSAELRFSLGSLAETQSDHYRSAKVIRRPRRGRVGLRETKAKSLGEHEWRSQQLGVLGGHHFESDTEMSDIDDDDRETLFSSMDLLSPSGHSDAQTLAMMLQEQLDAINKEIRLIQEEKESTELRAEEIENRVASVSLEGLNLARMHHHGTSITASATASSLASSSPPSGHSTPKLDPRSPARDMERMGVMTLPSDLRKHRRKIAAVEEDGREDKATIKCETSPPPTPRTVRMTHTLPASSHNDARGIVASLEAEASALSSVASSQDSLHKQPKKKGIKSSIGRLFGKKEKGRLAHLAHRQVMVDPQATMMDLDASGQDMGMGKLGTQAEKDRRLKKKHELLEEARRKGLPFAQWDGPTVVAWLELWLGMPAWYVAACRANVKSGAIMSALSDTEIQREIGISNPLHRLKLRLAIQEMVSLTSPSAPPTTRTPSGNVWVTHEEMETLAAPSKTKSDSEEGSWAQTLAYGDMNHEWIGNEWLPSLGLPQYRSYFMECLVDARMLDHLTKKDLRVHLKMVDSFHRTSLQYGIMCLKKLNYDRKELERRREQSQHEIRDVLVWSNERVIRWVQSIGLRDYANILLESGVHGALVALDDNFDYSSLALLLQIPNQNTQARQILEREYNNLLALGTDRRLDECDDKDFRGPSWRRQFPPRDVHGISMMPGSAETLPAGFRLTATSGHSRRLPPDVGPSAVQRLDSSTVRTYSC, from the exons GAGTTTGCTGCGCTGACCAAGGAGCTGAACGCCTGCAgggagcagctgctggagaaggaggaggagatcTCTGAACTCAAAGCTGAGAGGAACAACACCAGG TTACTTCTGGAACATCTGGAATGCCTGGTGTCCAGACACGAGCGGTCACTTCGAATGACGGTGGTCAAGCGTCAAGCTCAGTCCCCCTCAGGGGTCTCCAGTGAGGTTGAAGTCCTCAAAGCACTTAAGTCCCTGTTTGAACACCATAAAGCACTCGACGAGAAG gtCAGGGAGAGACTACGAGTGTCACTGGAGAGAGTCTCTGCCTTGGAGGAGGAGCTCACAGCAACCAATCAGGAG ATTGTGGCCTTACGAGAGCAAAATGCTCACCTTCAGAGGAAAGTCGCGTCCGGTGAAGGAGGCGATGACCTACTGGAGGGCAGTGAAGCGCAACAAAAGCTCCACGGCAAG CGTCTGTCCAACGGCTCTCTGGAGTCGGCCCGCGAGGCTAGCCAGGTGGTGGAGCTGCAGGATCTGCTGGAGAAGCAGAATTACGAGCTGGCCCAGATGAAGGAGCGCATGTCCTCTCTGTCCTCCAGGGTGTCCGAGGTGGAGCAGGAACTGGAAACTGCCCGCAAAGACCTCATCAAGTCAGAGGAGATGAACAACAAGTACCAGAGAGACATCAAAGAA GTCATGTGCCAGAAGGAGGACATGGAGGAACGCATCGTCACGCTGGAGAAGCGCTACCTGAGCGCGCAGCGAGAAGCCACGTCTGTGCACGACATCAACGACAAGCTGGAGAATGAGTTGGCCAATAAAGAAGCATTCCTTAGACAG ATGGAGGAGAAGAATCGGCAGCTGCAGGAGAGGCTGGAGCTTGCAgagcagaagctgcagcagacCATGAGGAAGGCGGAGACGCTGCCAGAGGTGGAGGCAGAACTTGCCCAGAGGATAGCCGCCCTCACCAAG GCGGAGGAGCGTCACGGGAGCATTGAGGAGCGAATGAGGCACTTGGAGTGCCAGTTGGAGGAGAAAAACCAGGAGCTGCTCAGG GCACGACAAAGAGAAAAGATGAACGAAGAGCACAACAAGCGACTTTCGGACACAGTGGATCGACTCCTCACTGAATCGAACGAGCGCCTGCAGCTTCACCTGAAGGAGAGAATGGCAGCTCTGGAAGAGAAG AACATGTTAATTCAGGACTCGGATGGATACAGAAAACAGTATGAAGAGTCTATACATGAAAAA TCTCAGCTGGCAGAGGAGATTGAGAAGCTGAGATTGGAGCTCGACCAATACAGACTGAGGGCAGGCTCCCTCACAGAACCCACGCTGTCTCG GCCTCATCTTGACACATCAGCTGAGCTTCGTTTCTCGTTGGGATCTCTGGCGGAAACCCAGTCGGACCATTACCGCTCAGCCAAAGTCATCCGCCGGCCGAGAAGGGGGCGAGTAGGTTTACGGGAAACAAAG GCAAAATCGCTAGGGGAGCACGAATGGCGCTCTCAGCAGCTTGGAGTTCTGGGAGGCCACCACTTTGAGAGCGACACCGAGATGTCGGACATCGACGACGACGACAGGGAGACGTTGTTTAGCTCCATGGACCTTCTCTCCCCCAGCGGCCACTCCGATGCACAAACTCTGGCCATGATGCTCCAAGAGCAGCTGGATGCCATCAACAAGGAGATTCG GCTGATCCAGGAAGAGAAGGAATCAACAGAGCTGCGAGCGGAGGAGATTGAGAACCGGGTGGCCAGCGTCAGCCTGGAAGGTCTTAACCTGGCTCGTATGCACCACCATGGAACCTCCATCACTGCCTCCGCCACTGCCTCCTCCCTGGCCTCATCTTCCCCACCCAGTGGCCACTCCACCCCTAAACTAGACCCCAGAAGCCCGGCACGGGACATGGAGCGCATGGGAGTGATGACTCTG CCCAGTGATTTGAGGAAACACAGGAGAAAG ATAGCAGCCGTGGAGGAGGATGGCCGAGAGGACAAGGCCACCATCAAATGCGAGACGTCGCCTCCTCCGACGCCGCGCACTGTACGAATGACGCACACACTGCCAGCCTCCTCGCACAACGATGCACGAGG GATTGTGGCTTCTCTGGAGGCTGAAGCCAGTGCCCTAAGTAGCGTAGCCAGCAGCCAAGACTCCCTGCACAAACAGCCGAAGAAGAAAGGGATCAAATCCTCCATCGGACGCTTGTTcggcaaaaaggaaaaaggcaGACTGGCACATCTAGCACACAGACAGGTCATGGTAGATCCACAAG CCACAATGATGGACCTAGACGCGTCGGGCCAGGACATGGGGATGGGCAAGTTGGGAACTCAGGCTGAGAAGGACCGCAGATTGAAAAAGAA GCACGAGCTTCTGGAGGAGGCAAGGAGGAAAGGACTACCGTTCGCGCAGTGGGACGGCCCCACAGTTGTAGCCTGGCTGGAG ttGTGGTTGGGAATGCCAGCCTGGTACGTGGCGGCGTGCCGTGCCAACGTGAAGAGCGGCGCCATCATGTCGGCGCTTTCCGACACCGAGATCCAGAGGGAGATTGGAATCAGTAACCCACTGCACAGGCTCAAACTTCGTCTGGCCATCCAGGAGATGGTCTCCCTCACCAGCCCCTCGGCCCCGCCCACCACCAGAACC CCGTCAGGCAACGTATGGGTGACCCATGAGGAGATGGAGACCCTGGCAGCACCTTCCAAAACG AAGTCAGATTCTGAAGAGGGGAGCTGGGCGCAG ACCCTGGCTTATGGGGACATGAACCATGAGTGGATAGGAAACGAGTGGCTGCCCAGTCTCGGACTACCTCAGTACCGCAGCTACTTCATGGAGTGCCTGGTGGACGCCCGCATGTTGGACCACCTCACCAAGAAGGACCTGAGGGTGCACCTCAAAATGGTGGACAGCTTCCACAG AACAAGTTTACAGTATGGAATCATGTGTCTGAAGAAGCTCAACTATGACAGAAAGGAGCTGGAGAGACGCAGGGAACAAAGTCAGCATGAAATAAGAG ATGTACTGGTGTGGAGTAACGAGCGGGTCATCCGCTGGGTGCAGAGTATAGGCCTGCGGGACTATGCTAACATCCTGCTTGAGAGCGGCGTGCATGGAGCTCTGGTTGCCCTTGACGACAACTTTGACTACAGCAGCCTGGCTCTGCTTCTCCAGATCCCCAACCAAAACACTCAG GCACGTCAGATTTTGGAGCGAGAGTACAATAATCTGCTGGCTCTGGGCACTGACAGGAGACTGGATGAG TGCGATGACAAAGACTTCCGGGGTCCCTCCTGGCGGAGACAGTTTCCTCCGCGGGACGTCCACGGCATCAGTATGATGCCTGGGTCAGCAGAAACGCTTCCAGCTGGGTTCCGTCTCACTGCGACGTCCGGTCATTCCAGAAGACTGCCCCCTGATG TCGGACCGTCTGCGGTGCAGCGGCTGGACAGCTCAACGGTGAGAACCTACTCCTGCTGA
- the ppfia2 gene encoding liprin-alpha-2 isoform X2: MMCEVMPTISEDTALSQRGSQSSASDPDSHFEQLMVNMLDERDRLLDTLRETQESLGLAQQHLQDVIYDRDSLQRQLSSALPQEFAALTKELNACREQLLEKEEEISELKAERNNTRLLLEHLECLVSRHERSLRMTVVKRQAQSPSGVSSEVEVLKALKSLFEHHKALDEKVRERLRVSLERVSALEEELTATNQEIVALREQNAHLQRKVASGEGGDDLLEGSEAQQKLHGKRLSNGSLESAREASQVVELQDLLEKQNYELAQMKERMSSLSSRVSEVEQELETARKDLIKSEEMNNKYQRDIKEVMCQKEDMEERIVTLEKRYLSAQREATSVHDINDKLENELANKEAFLRQMEEKNRQLQERLELAEQKLQQTMRKAETLPEVEAELAQRIAALTKAEERHGSIEERMRHLECQLEEKNQELLRARQREKMNEEHNKRLSDTVDRLLTESNERLQLHLKERMAALEEKNMLIQDSDGYRKQYEESIHEKSQLAEEIEKLRLELDQYRLRAGSLTEPTLSRPHLDTSAELRFSLGSLAETQSDHYRSAKVIRRPRRGRVGLRETKAKSLGEHEWRSQQLGVLGGHHFESDTEMSDIDDDDRETLFSSMDLLSPSGHSDAQTLAMMLQEQLDAINKEIRLIQEEKESTELRAEEIENRVASVSLEGLNLARMHHHGTSITASATASSLASSSPPSGHSTPKLDPRSPARDMERMGVMTLPSDLRKHRRKIAAVEEDGREDKATIKCETSPPPTPRTVRMTHTLPASSHNDARGIVASLEAEASALSSVASSQDSLHKQPKKKGIKSSIGRLFGKKEKGRLAHLAHRQVMVDPQATMMDLDASGQDMGMGKLGTQAEKDRRLKKKHELLEEARRKGLPFAQWDGPTVVAWLELWLGMPAWYVAACRANVKSGAIMSALSDTEIQREIGISNPLHRLKLRLAIQEMVSLTSPSAPPTTRTPSGNVWVTHEEMETLAAPSKTKSDSEEGSWAQTLAYGDMNHEWIGNEWLPSLGLPQYRSYFMECLVDARMLDHLTKKDLRVHLKMVDSFHRTSLQYGIMCLKKLNYDRKELERRREQSQHEIRDVLVWSNERVIRWVQSIGLRDYANILLESGVHGALVALDDNFDYSSLALLLQIPNQNTQARQILEREYNNLLALGTDRRLDECDDKDFRGPSWRRQFPPRDVHGISMMPGSAETLPAGFRLTATSGHSRRLPPDVLFEVLDDSPDDMYLDWFQVGPSAVQRLDSSTVRTYSC; encoded by the exons GAGTTTGCTGCGCTGACCAAGGAGCTGAACGCCTGCAgggagcagctgctggagaaggaggaggagatcTCTGAACTCAAAGCTGAGAGGAACAACACCAGG TTACTTCTGGAACATCTGGAATGCCTGGTGTCCAGACACGAGCGGTCACTTCGAATGACGGTGGTCAAGCGTCAAGCTCAGTCCCCCTCAGGGGTCTCCAGTGAGGTTGAAGTCCTCAAAGCACTTAAGTCCCTGTTTGAACACCATAAAGCACTCGACGAGAAG gtCAGGGAGAGACTACGAGTGTCACTGGAGAGAGTCTCTGCCTTGGAGGAGGAGCTCACAGCAACCAATCAGGAG ATTGTGGCCTTACGAGAGCAAAATGCTCACCTTCAGAGGAAAGTCGCGTCCGGTGAAGGAGGCGATGACCTACTGGAGGGCAGTGAAGCGCAACAAAAGCTCCACGGCAAG CGTCTGTCCAACGGCTCTCTGGAGTCGGCCCGCGAGGCTAGCCAGGTGGTGGAGCTGCAGGATCTGCTGGAGAAGCAGAATTACGAGCTGGCCCAGATGAAGGAGCGCATGTCCTCTCTGTCCTCCAGGGTGTCCGAGGTGGAGCAGGAACTGGAAACTGCCCGCAAAGACCTCATCAAGTCAGAGGAGATGAACAACAAGTACCAGAGAGACATCAAAGAA GTCATGTGCCAGAAGGAGGACATGGAGGAACGCATCGTCACGCTGGAGAAGCGCTACCTGAGCGCGCAGCGAGAAGCCACGTCTGTGCACGACATCAACGACAAGCTGGAGAATGAGTTGGCCAATAAAGAAGCATTCCTTAGACAG ATGGAGGAGAAGAATCGGCAGCTGCAGGAGAGGCTGGAGCTTGCAgagcagaagctgcagcagacCATGAGGAAGGCGGAGACGCTGCCAGAGGTGGAGGCAGAACTTGCCCAGAGGATAGCCGCCCTCACCAAG GCGGAGGAGCGTCACGGGAGCATTGAGGAGCGAATGAGGCACTTGGAGTGCCAGTTGGAGGAGAAAAACCAGGAGCTGCTCAGG GCACGACAAAGAGAAAAGATGAACGAAGAGCACAACAAGCGACTTTCGGACACAGTGGATCGACTCCTCACTGAATCGAACGAGCGCCTGCAGCTTCACCTGAAGGAGAGAATGGCAGCTCTGGAAGAGAAG AACATGTTAATTCAGGACTCGGATGGATACAGAAAACAGTATGAAGAGTCTATACATGAAAAA TCTCAGCTGGCAGAGGAGATTGAGAAGCTGAGATTGGAGCTCGACCAATACAGACTGAGGGCAGGCTCCCTCACAGAACCCACGCTGTCTCG GCCTCATCTTGACACATCAGCTGAGCTTCGTTTCTCGTTGGGATCTCTGGCGGAAACCCAGTCGGACCATTACCGCTCAGCCAAAGTCATCCGCCGGCCGAGAAGGGGGCGAGTAGGTTTACGGGAAACAAAG GCAAAATCGCTAGGGGAGCACGAATGGCGCTCTCAGCAGCTTGGAGTTCTGGGAGGCCACCACTTTGAGAGCGACACCGAGATGTCGGACATCGACGACGACGACAGGGAGACGTTGTTTAGCTCCATGGACCTTCTCTCCCCCAGCGGCCACTCCGATGCACAAACTCTGGCCATGATGCTCCAAGAGCAGCTGGATGCCATCAACAAGGAGATTCG GCTGATCCAGGAAGAGAAGGAATCAACAGAGCTGCGAGCGGAGGAGATTGAGAACCGGGTGGCCAGCGTCAGCCTGGAAGGTCTTAACCTGGCTCGTATGCACCACCATGGAACCTCCATCACTGCCTCCGCCACTGCCTCCTCCCTGGCCTCATCTTCCCCACCCAGTGGCCACTCCACCCCTAAACTAGACCCCAGAAGCCCGGCACGGGACATGGAGCGCATGGGAGTGATGACTCTG CCCAGTGATTTGAGGAAACACAGGAGAAAG ATAGCAGCCGTGGAGGAGGATGGCCGAGAGGACAAGGCCACCATCAAATGCGAGACGTCGCCTCCTCCGACGCCGCGCACTGTACGAATGACGCACACACTGCCAGCCTCCTCGCACAACGATGCACGAGG GATTGTGGCTTCTCTGGAGGCTGAAGCCAGTGCCCTAAGTAGCGTAGCCAGCAGCCAAGACTCCCTGCACAAACAGCCGAAGAAGAAAGGGATCAAATCCTCCATCGGACGCTTGTTcggcaaaaaggaaaaaggcaGACTGGCACATCTAGCACACAGACAGGTCATGGTAGATCCACAAG CCACAATGATGGACCTAGACGCGTCGGGCCAGGACATGGGGATGGGCAAGTTGGGAACTCAGGCTGAGAAGGACCGCAGATTGAAAAAGAA GCACGAGCTTCTGGAGGAGGCAAGGAGGAAAGGACTACCGTTCGCGCAGTGGGACGGCCCCACAGTTGTAGCCTGGCTGGAG ttGTGGTTGGGAATGCCAGCCTGGTACGTGGCGGCGTGCCGTGCCAACGTGAAGAGCGGCGCCATCATGTCGGCGCTTTCCGACACCGAGATCCAGAGGGAGATTGGAATCAGTAACCCACTGCACAGGCTCAAACTTCGTCTGGCCATCCAGGAGATGGTCTCCCTCACCAGCCCCTCGGCCCCGCCCACCACCAGAACC CCGTCAGGCAACGTATGGGTGACCCATGAGGAGATGGAGACCCTGGCAGCACCTTCCAAAACG AAGTCAGATTCTGAAGAGGGGAGCTGGGCGCAG ACCCTGGCTTATGGGGACATGAACCATGAGTGGATAGGAAACGAGTGGCTGCCCAGTCTCGGACTACCTCAGTACCGCAGCTACTTCATGGAGTGCCTGGTGGACGCCCGCATGTTGGACCACCTCACCAAGAAGGACCTGAGGGTGCACCTCAAAATGGTGGACAGCTTCCACAG AACAAGTTTACAGTATGGAATCATGTGTCTGAAGAAGCTCAACTATGACAGAAAGGAGCTGGAGAGACGCAGGGAACAAAGTCAGCATGAAATAAGAG ATGTACTGGTGTGGAGTAACGAGCGGGTCATCCGCTGGGTGCAGAGTATAGGCCTGCGGGACTATGCTAACATCCTGCTTGAGAGCGGCGTGCATGGAGCTCTGGTTGCCCTTGACGACAACTTTGACTACAGCAGCCTGGCTCTGCTTCTCCAGATCCCCAACCAAAACACTCAG GCACGTCAGATTTTGGAGCGAGAGTACAATAATCTGCTGGCTCTGGGCACTGACAGGAGACTGGATGAG TGCGATGACAAAGACTTCCGGGGTCCCTCCTGGCGGAGACAGTTTCCTCCGCGGGACGTCCACGGCATCAGTATGATGCCTGGGTCAGCAGAAACGCTTCCAGCTGGGTTCCGTCTCACTGCGACGTCCGGTCATTCCAGAAGACTGCCCCCTGATG TACTCTTTGAGGTGCTGGATGACAGTCCTGACGACATGTATTTGGACTGGTTTCAAG TCGGACCGTCTGCGGTGCAGCGGCTGGACAGCTCAACGGTGAGAACCTACTCCTGCTGA